ACCGGGTAGGTCGTCGTGCTCACGCCGGTGGGGGCGCCCGGCGGGGCGAACGGCCGCCCGTCGATCGCGCCGCGTCCCCGGTCCTGGGGCCGGGACGTGGCCAGTCGCTCCCCCCCGACGCCGTCGACGCCCGCTCAGCCTCGGAACGCGACGGAGCACGCGGGGGGCACGACCTCCGGGTCGGGCGGCCCCTCGGGCGGGTTGTTCCGCACCTCGATGCCGTCTTCGGAGACGGTCGCCAGGGTGCGGCGGTCGCGGGAGAGCACCTCGACGACCCAGGCGTCGTTGGCCACCAGCACCGGGGTGGCGTCGGCCCCGATGGCGCGCAGGGCCTGGGAGATCGCGTGGGATTGCACCTCGTTCATCGCGGGGGTCTCCGGCTCGTCGGTGTCGTCGCCGGGCCCGGCGACCGGCGGGTCGATGGGGCGGTTCGCCGGGGCCGGGCCCGGCGCCTCCTCAGGGGGAGACGGCCACCAGGCTCGGGAGCCCGGGGAGCCGGCCGACGCGCTCGGCCAGCTCCCCGGGCTCCACCGGCTTGTCGCGGTACTCGCCCGTCGGGAAGGCGACCAGCCGCAGCAGGCGATAGAGGCGGCCGCCCTCGCTGCGGCCCGAGAGGACCAGCGTCGGGACCGCCGGCCTCGGGGCGTCTTCGGGCCACCGGGCCAGGACGCCGGCGCCGCCGGCCCAGAGCAGGTCGAGGTCCAGCACCAGCGCGTCGTGCCCGCCGTCGCGCAGCCGATCCATGCACTGGCCCCCGTCGGCGGCGATGGCCACCTCGAACCCGGCTTGGCGGAGGGCCGCGGCGTAGGCGTCGAGCAGCGAGCCGTCGGCGTCGGCGATCAGGACACGTCGTCGCCTCATGTCCGGGTCCTGTTGTAGGTCGAGGGGTGGGGGGGGCCGTCCCCGGGCCGACCGACGACCGACCGGGGACGCAC
The Tautonia plasticadhaerens DNA segment above includes these coding regions:
- a CDS encoding response regulator; translation: MRRRRVLIADADGSLLDAYAAALRQAGFEVAIAADGGQCMDRLRDGGHDALVLDLDLLWAGGAGVLARWPEDAPRPAVPTLVLSGRSEGGRLYRLLRLVAFPTGEYRDKPVEPGELAERVGRLPGLPSLVAVSP